A genomic region of Bactrocera dorsalis isolate Fly_Bdor chromosome 3, ASM2337382v1, whole genome shotgun sequence contains the following coding sequences:
- the LOC105224201 gene encoding odorant receptor 46a, whose protein sequence is MENVKGIVYSFYNIQLLFFKLLGLFGLPAHYPSLLQYLYKLYFWHVAIFWMLLFDISMWIKIIGNISNLNEIIKVFYLCSMAIAVMAKFVRIRLKNISYVALFARIHDEDLLPVNVSELEKFTQSSHLSCRVRNSYMYLSLTSLSLIFVTQLISEPGELPLSIYIPISVENFWCYLIAYLFQFIGLSLCCLLNISFDSLSASFFIYLKGQLDILANRLENIGKDLYVDDNIINLQLRDCIQHYVKLRKIAEIMEDLLSIPMSVQMISSVLVLVANFYAMTFLTDPSDYVTFIKFLVYQLCMLSQIFMLCYFANEVSLRSAELSYSLYSSEWTRCSKINRRLMLLMMAQMDLPIRIKTINRCYSFNLPAFTSIINSSYSYYALLKKMKD, encoded by the exons ATGGAGAACGTCAAAGGGATTgtatattcattttataatatacaacttttatttttcaagttgttAGGACTCTTCGGATTGCCCGCACACTACCCATCACTTTtgcaatatttgtataaactGTACTTTTGGCATGTGGCGATCTTTTGGATGCTACTTTTCGATATCAGCATGTGGATTAAAATAATCGGCAACATATCGAATCTGAACGAGATTATAAAAGTGTTTTATCTTTGTTCAATGGCTATTGCGGTAATGGCTAAATTTGTGCGCATTCGCCTAAAAAACATTTCATATGTAGCATTATTCGCACGAATCCACGACGAAGATCTGCTGCCGGTCAATGTATCGGAACTAGAGAAGTTCACTCAATCTTCACATTTAAGCTGCAGAGTACGCAACAGTTACATGTATCTTTCATTGACATCACTATCGTTGATTTTCGTTACGCAGCTTATATCGGAGCCTGGCGAACTACCTCTATCTATTTATATACCCATAAGTGTGGAGAACTTTTGGTGCTATTTAATAGCATATTTGTTTCAGTTTATTGGTTTATCACTATGTTGTTTGCTTAATATATCTTTCGATTCTTTAAGTGCATCATTCTTCATATATTTGAAAGGTCAGTTAGACATTTTAGCAAATCGGTTAGAAAATATCGGCAAGGATCTGTATGTAGATGATAATATAATAAACCTACAGTTAAGAGATTGCATCCAACATTATGTAAAACTACGGAAAATTGCAGAAATCATGGAAGATCTTCTAAGCATTCCAATGTCTGTACAAATGATCAGTTCGGTACTCGTACTTGTAGCTAATTTTTACGCAATGACTTTT CTAACCGACCCCAGTGATTATgttacatttataaaatttctagTATATCAACTTTGTATGTTGTCCCAAATTTTTATGCTGTGTTATTTTGCCAATGAGGTGTCGCTCAGAAGTGCAGAGCTATCATACTCTTTATACTCATCCGAATGGACTCGTTGCAGTAAAATAAATCGACGATTGATGTTATTGATGATGGCCCAGATGGATCTACCAAttcgaataaaaacaataaatcgtTGCTATTCTTTCAATTTGCCAGCGTTTACTTCG ATAATCAACTCTTCATACAGCTACTATGCCCTGCTGAAGAAAATGAAAGACTAA